Proteins co-encoded in one Pleurodeles waltl isolate 20211129_DDA chromosome 2_2, aPleWal1.hap1.20221129, whole genome shotgun sequence genomic window:
- the LOC138276276 gene encoding putative nuclease HARBI1: protein MEEPHIIITYQLNQATILDLCALMDPVLKPANRNQHAIPTTVQVLSVLHFKATGSLQVTVGMTAAVSQPMSSHILSNFIDAFVQHLQTFVQFPQRPELTAIKSGFYAFVNIPHMIGAIDGTHIALIPPRVNEQVYRNRDYGYLNMQWLLTPVRNPRTDAERNYNEAHGHTRRVIECTKGLLKARFSCLHLSGGSLCYVPDKVCKIVVACGMLLNLAVRKVIPLLEEEGAVQPALQPQRRDEIDGEEKEGEDINSRTQLIRLYFQ, encoded by the exons ATGGAGGAACCtcacatcattattacctaccAACTTAAccaagctacaatccttgacctctgtgcattaatggatcctgttctgaagccggccaatcggaatcagcatgccatacctacaactgtgcaagtgctatctgtgctccattttaagGCCACGGGCTcacttcaggtgacagtgggcatgactGCAGCAGTATCACAGCCAATgtccagccacatcctgtccaatttcatAGATGcgtttgttcaacacttgcaaacttttGTCCAGTTTCCTCAAAGACCTGAActcactgccatcaaatctggattctacgCCTTTGTTAATATCCCCCatatgattggtgccattgatggaacccacatagccctcatacccccaagagtgaacgaacaggtgtataggaatc gtgattatgGCTAcctcaacatgcaatggctcctgacgcctgtgaggaatcccagaacagatgcagagaggaattataatgaggcccatggtcatactaggagggtgatagagtgcactaaaggactcctgaaagcaagatttagtTGCCTGCATCTGtccggaggatccctgtgctatgtccctgacaaggtgtgtaagatagtggtggcctgcggcATGCTgctcaacttggctgtgaggaaggttatcccacttctggaagaggagggtgctgttcaaccagccctacaacctcagaggagggatgagattgatggtgaggaaaaagagggggaagatatcaactccaggacacAGCTAATCCGCCTAtatttccagtga